The following are encoded in a window of Streptomyces sp. SAT1 genomic DNA:
- a CDS encoding carbohydrate ABC transporter permease, whose translation MTTTTVSGDPGAPTAAPGKSPGAAAPGPRRRAGWIRRVSLPYLLLLPALVLELLVHLVPMVIGIVMSFKQLTQFYIRDWGTAPWSGFDNYKVSVDFDAPIGEALLHSFAVTVGFTLLSVGLCWLIGTAAAICMQDSFRGRGLLRALFLVPYALPVYAAVITWVFMFQHDNGLVNHVLHDQLHLTDKPSFWLIGDNSFVALLVVSVWKGWPFAFLIVMAGLQNIPKELYEAAALDGAGQWQQLRRITLPSLRPVNQVLVLVLFLWTFNDFNTPYVLFGRAAPEAADLISVHIYQASFVSWDFGTGSAMSVLLLLFLLVVTGTYLAITSRGRKAADV comes from the coding sequence ATGACCACGACCACCGTCTCCGGCGACCCGGGCGCGCCCACCGCCGCGCCCGGGAAGTCCCCCGGCGCGGCGGCGCCCGGCCCGCGCCGCCGCGCCGGGTGGATCCGCCGGGTCTCCCTGCCCTATCTGCTCCTGCTGCCCGCGCTCGTCCTCGAACTCCTGGTCCACCTGGTGCCGATGGTCATCGGCATCGTCATGAGCTTCAAACAGCTCACCCAGTTCTACATCCGCGACTGGGGCACCGCCCCCTGGTCCGGCTTCGACAACTACAAGGTGTCGGTGGACTTCGACGCCCCCATCGGCGAGGCGCTGCTCCACTCCTTCGCCGTCACCGTCGGCTTCACCCTGCTCTCGGTCGGCCTGTGCTGGCTGATCGGCACCGCCGCCGCGATCTGCATGCAGGACAGCTTCCGCGGCCGCGGCCTGCTGCGCGCGCTGTTCCTGGTGCCGTACGCGCTGCCGGTCTACGCGGCCGTCATCACCTGGGTGTTCATGTTCCAGCACGACAACGGCCTGGTGAACCATGTCCTGCACGACCAGCTGCACCTGACCGACAAGCCGTCCTTCTGGCTCATCGGCGACAACAGCTTCGTCGCCCTGCTGGTCGTGTCGGTGTGGAAGGGCTGGCCGTTCGCCTTCCTCATCGTCATGGCCGGACTCCAGAACATCCCCAAGGAGCTGTACGAGGCGGCGGCGCTGGACGGCGCGGGCCAGTGGCAGCAACTGCGCCGGATCACCCTGCCCTCGCTGCGCCCGGTCAACCAGGTTCTGGTGCTGGTGCTGTTCCTGTGGACGTTCAACGACTTCAACACGCCGTACGTGCTGTTCGGGCGGGCCGCGCCCGAGGCGGCCGACCTCATCTCGGTCCACATCTACCAGGCGTCCTTCGTCAGCTGGGACTTCGGCACCGGCTCGGCCATGTCCGTACTGCTGCTGCTCTTCCTGCTGGTCGTCACCGGCACCTATCTGGCGATCACCTCACGCGGACGGAAGGCGGCCGATGTCTGA
- a CDS encoding carbohydrate ABC transporter permease, with protein sequence MAPPRSFTWSRRVFLTLLTGFVLVPVYVMVSSSLKPLADVTGKFRWLPSGLTFRPYIDIWSTVPLAKYFVNSLVVAGAATVCSVVIAVFAAYAVSRYAFHGKRVFTVTVLSTQMFPGILFLLPLFLLYVNIGNATGIALFGSRGGLILTYLTFSLPFSIWMLIGYFDSVPRDLDEAALVDGCGPLGALFRVVVPAAIPGIVAVAVYAFMTAWGEVLFASVMTNDTTRTLAVGLQGYSTQNNVYWNQIMAASLVVSVPVVAGFLLLQRYLVAGLTAGAVK encoded by the coding sequence ATGGCGCCGCCCCGCTCCTTCACCTGGTCGCGGCGCGTCTTCCTCACCCTGCTGACCGGCTTCGTCCTGGTGCCGGTCTACGTGATGGTCTCCAGCTCGCTCAAACCGCTGGCGGACGTCACCGGGAAGTTCCGCTGGCTGCCCAGCGGGCTGACCTTCCGCCCGTACATCGACATCTGGTCGACCGTGCCGCTCGCGAAGTACTTCGTGAACTCGCTGGTCGTGGCCGGTGCCGCGACGGTCTGCTCGGTGGTGATCGCGGTCTTCGCCGCGTACGCCGTCAGCCGCTACGCCTTCCACGGCAAGCGCGTCTTCACGGTCACCGTGCTGTCCACGCAGATGTTCCCGGGCATCCTCTTCCTGCTGCCGCTGTTCCTGCTGTACGTCAACATCGGCAACGCCACCGGCATCGCCCTGTTCGGCTCGCGCGGCGGCCTGATCCTCACCTATCTCACCTTCTCGCTGCCGTTCTCGATCTGGATGCTCATCGGGTACTTCGACTCGGTGCCGCGCGACCTGGACGAGGCGGCCCTGGTGGACGGCTGCGGCCCGCTCGGCGCACTCTTCCGCGTCGTCGTCCCGGCCGCGATCCCCGGCATCGTCGCCGTCGCCGTCTACGCCTTCATGACCGCCTGGGGCGAGGTGCTGTTCGCCTCCGTCATGACCAACGACACCACCCGCACGCTCGCCGTGGGCCTCCAGGGCTACTCCACGCAGAACAACGTCTACTGGAACCAGATCATGGCCGCCTCGCTCGTCGTGAGCGTCCCGGTGGTCGCCGGATTCCTGCTCCTCCAGCGCTATCTCGTCGCCGGACTGACGGCGGGAGCCGTCAAGTGA